The Thermodesulfobacteriota bacterium DNA segment GCAGCGCCGATTTTTCCACCTCGTGGAAGCCCAGGGTCTGGAAGAAGTCGGGCCGGTAGGTGAGGGCGAAGACCCGGGCGAGGCCGAGCTCCCGGGCCTCCCGGAGGCACCGCTCCACCAGGAGCCGGCCGATCCCCTGGCGCTGGCAGTCCCGGCGCACGGCCAGGGAGCGCACCTCCGCCAGGTCGATCCAGCAGATCCGCAGCGCCGAGAGCCCCACGAGCTCGTCTCCCCGGCGGGCCACCACGAAATCCCGGATGCTCTCGTAGAGGTCGAGGCGGGAGCGGGCCAGGAGGTCGCCGGTGCGGGCGAAGTCGTCCAGCAGGGCCTTCATGGCCTCCACGTCCGCCAGGCGGGCCCGGTCCAGGGTGATGGCGGCGAGCGGCAAGGCGGTGGTTTCGGCAACAGCATTCACGACGCACTCCTCTCCACGAGCTCCCGGGCGTGCTCCCGGGTGGTCCGGGTGACGTGGCGCCCCCCGAGCATGCGCGCCAGCTCCTCGATGCGCTCCTCCGGGTCCAGTGCCCGCACCCGGATCACGGTGCGGCCCCC contains these protein-coding regions:
- a CDS encoding N-acetyltransferase, giving the protein MNAVAETTALPLAAITLDRARLADVEAMKALLDDFARTGDLLARSRLDLYESIRDFVVARRGDELVGLSALRICWIDLAEVRSLAVRRDCQRQGIGRLLVERCLREARELGLARVFALTYRPDFFQTLGFHEVEKSALPHKVWQDCIHCVKFPECDETAVMREL